The following DNA comes from Xiphias gladius isolate SHS-SW01 ecotype Sanya breed wild chromosome 10, ASM1685928v1, whole genome shotgun sequence.
AGTTTGATTTCTCACGTCTCCACTTGACTTGCGTCTATAAacagtgaaacaatattttttacagcCCTTCAGTTGTTCTATAATGCTATTTTGAGTAATTATCACGAAggatttgtacattttatatagACGCCTGTGTCATTTTGCTTGCATTTCGGGTTCCTGGCAGCTTTGTACTTTGTTAAATGGACAAAATGAGAAGTCAGACTTCCAgctgagtttgtgctgaaaaaaaaaaaagtatcactATGCATGTTGGTTACGGTTACAGTTTAAAAGGTGTCAAAGACAGAATCAATGCAGGGCAAGTTAgcaaaaatgaaccaaaacatgaaCCTGGACCGCAGGGGGTTCAGCTGTTAAATGCCCCAACTGGCCACTTTCCCGTCCCCAGCCACTACCCTGAGTGCGACAAGGTCTTCCAGCTCCCCACCAGGTGGCGGAAGAAGACACAGTATGGTGTCGGAGACCCCACTCGCTGGACGAGACCAGACGGCGAGCGCAGCCCTTTGGATGAAGGCGGCCGCGGCAGATCCGCTAGGGGCCACTGGTTCACCGAGAAAAACGCCGCGCTTTCCTCTTTGAACCCCCACGCTCCCCTCTGCTGCGTCGCGGGCTGCTGATTGGGTGCAGAAAGATGGCCGCCCGGAGTGACGCCGTGCGTCGGTGTTTGCTCAAAGGTCCTGTTCCGGCGCCTCGAAGCCACTTGTCCCATTTTACAATAGGTCCTGCTCTTTTGACCATGATGTTAAGATCACCGTGGTGGAGAGTGATGGAAAAAGCAGTTTCCTCcaaaatgtgagtttttttggtttttgtttttgttttttttggattggtTTGGCTAATGACGTTATTATTAGTTAGTGTAAACCTCCTGTGGTTCACCTGAAAAttaaagagagacacaaagacagacagaaagccaCGAGGCCATCATCAGTTGAAGTCTTATGCGTCACGGTGAATCACACCAAGTGTCCaattttcttccctcttttgtcacctcctcctttgctttttttttttttttttttcccctgcagctCATTTCTTGGTAAATCAAGAGCTGCCATGGAAgaaaaacgggggggggggaaagTCAGGAAAAGTTTTGAGGACAGAAAGATCCCCGGGAGAGCCAGTCCTGTCAGAGCCGGAGGAGGCAGTGCCCCATATCTGGGCAGTCTGTTCAAATGAGATCGAATAGGTTCTGTTTAGGCTGCGGACGTGCAGGATATAATAGGACTGATAATATTTAACATCAGGTCTTTGTAATCTAGTCTAAGCGTCCAAGTCTACGGCTGTTTTGATCTGATTTCATACACCACTGGAGATAAATTTGTGGTTCATTATATGTGATATAACGGGAGTTTTCTGCGTGGATAGACATGTTTAATATTCATATAACATCCCCGTCGATGTgcatttaatgacattttcgTACTTATATCGACCTCCACGGTGCCTCTGTGTACTTTAGTGTGGACGTGAATATTTtcagtggattttgtttttttaaatcttcataaGAAAAACTATTGATTTTTAATGGGAAATaataacaacaagaaaaatcctttttttcccccttctgcTTTTCATTGCactgcttattattattattatcattttaaacttttgctgcttttcattgcACTGCTTATTTTTCCCGTCTGAAACTGTTCTCTGGGTTATATCATGCACCAATCAGTTCACAGACAACGACCTGAGGCTTCGATAACAAAGGCTCGGTAGCCCCATACCCTCCACTTCAAAGTGTCCTCATTATTCTGAGGAATTAGCCGGAACATTTGGACTAATTACCGCTAATTGGCCATAATTACCGTGTGCCAGAACAGGGAAAAGGTACTGATTTAGGTGATTAAGAATGTCTTGCGAAATTCCGTAATTAAGGAAGGCATAAGCAAGATTTACCTTGGATGCAAATGCGTGCTGTAATTTTAATTGCCCGCGATTACACGGCCTGCGAATTGCACGACCGCACCTACCATCCAAACAATTTATTTCAACTGTAATATTTAGCCTCGGACTATATGATAATACTGCTTCATTAAAGATAATTGTAAGGCACTGGGAGGGTACGGATCGCTGTGATGTGTACGGGGCCCTTTGCGGAAATTGGAACCCCGTGCGTCTGCGCCCTGCGCTGAAAACAGTGCAGAGATCCTCCGGCTGTCACATGCAGGCAGCCGTGAAATATGCAGCCAGAAGCCAGTAGGATACAGAACCGGGGCTGATGAGCCCCCGTGACAAACTGTCAGTGATCTGCATGTGACTGCTGCAATGGGACTTCACTcggcgcgcgcgcgcgcacgcacgcacgcacacacacacacacacacacacacacacacacagcctggcTACAGTTTGACAGCTTGTAGCTGAGGGTGCATCATCGCTGCTtggagtaaaaataaataaataaatagataaaactAGATACAAAAGTCCGCCGATTTTATTGTAAAGATGACACAAGGGACGCGGGTTCAGAGTCAGGAAGGaataaaacacatcacaaaTGTTACAACTGAGTGTGTCTGCCACCAGAAGACGCTGTGTTTCTTTAATTCCTTTATAAGGAGAATATCGGTTCGACCTGCAGACACAGACCTCAGTTAGCAGCAGCTGCtggcatctgctgctgctggtggtggtggtggtggtggtggtggtggtgcaagACTGACGTTAGACCTCCCGACCACACCTTAAcaaaaccaacatttaaaaacaaaaaacacaaacacaaacaggccaATAATAATACttacttcatgtttttttgcagtAGGACCTAGTTTCAGCTCCGGTATGATCCTGACACCCACAGATTGTGTAAGTTAGAAGTTATTGCATCGATTTTAATTCTTCACTGGCTGGTTTCTAATGTTGTTGGTTCAATAGTTTTCTAACTGAAATGCAGGAGACACAATTGGCAGCCGAATAATGACTTTTATTTAAGGCTGTTGCTTCCTACTAAAATATTGACTAACATGTAAAATAATAGGCTATTGCTGATCATTAAAACAAGCTATATGcatacattaaaaaagtaaGCTACTGGTGGTTATATCCTACTAGAattccaacaacaacaacaataataataaacaaacacattaatattCGAGtattttcaaagctttgtgTAATAGTGGGCTTTTGCTCTAAAGCAAGGCACATGATACTATTCCCTGGCTCCGTGGTTGGCTGGAAAAGGGCCAAAGTCTTTCTCATGCTTCTGCCTAAAATGTTAGTAAAGAGACAGGATTGAGTGAAACTGTTGAGATGCTACTGGCGTTGTGCTGCAGGAGAGTACTTGAAAGCCGTTAACTTCACATTAGGTCCTCTCCTGCTCCAGACtctattttgttttggcttgttttttttttcctttttgctttgtttgtttcttgctgttttgttttgttgttttttattaccAGGTCTCTTAGacgagtgtgtgcgtgtgtgcgtgtgtgtgtgtgtgtgtgtgtgtgtgtgtgtgtgtgtgtgtgtgtgtgtgtgtgtgtgcgtgtgtgtgaatttagGTAACACGCTGTTTGCGTCCAATgatatcaaaagaaaaaaaaaagaagaaaaaaacgaGGGGGGTTAATCATTTACGCAGCCACTTAACACGCGgatgtgtatttatttacttatcaGTATCAGTCAATTTCCCTCCCCGCAAGTGCACTTTTGCATGTCTGAGTACGATAAGGCATAACACAAACAATCCGGCAATCACTGGAGGCCTCTCATGGCCATTAAAAGTCAGTAGTTCAACTGAGGAGTGGTTCTCCAACTCTCAAGTCCATATAGGCCTCCTTTCATCAAGAGGCCCTCGTAAACATCGCTACAGTTAATAAAGTGTATTGTGGTCACTGCGATCCCAAGGTGCAGCCGCGTGTTCGTCAGCCACGGCAACGAGTCACAAACAGCAAAACGCCCGCAGCCGCAGCCGAGCGTCGGACGCCGCCCGAGGCCGCCGGGATGAACGTTTGTGACCACGCCGGGCGCTTCCGTTACGGTCGGCGAGAGGGGAGCACACGTCTCGCCAGCGACATTACGCTCGGCGAGAGGAGGCTAGAGCTGTTTTGTATTGTCGCCGATGCCCCGCCTCTGATGGTAGCCTTAAACCTGGCACCCAgctaaaacaaaccaaagccaGTGCAGAGCTCCCACTCAATCCAATTAAGGCGGACTTGAGGCGCTCTCCTACGCGTTCATCTACCGGGATCGACGTCGAGACAACAGGAACCAGAGGGgctttggccaaaaaaaaaaaaaaaaaaaaaaaaaaaaaacgggaaaaaaaagagaaggagagattgCCTTGCCTTCTaatttctccctctccagccCCAGAACAATGTCGATGAGCCCTAAGCATACGactcctttttctgtttccgATATCTTGAGTCCCCTTGAGGAGAGCTATAAGAAATTAAGTATGGAGAATAACAACTTGGGGGCACCTCTCACTTCCTACCGGCAGCCGCAGGTTTCTCAGGCGGCGATGCAGCAGCACCACATGGGCCACAATGGGACCGTGTCCGCGGCTTACCACATGACTGCGGCAGGTGTTTCCCAGCTGTCACACACGCCCATGGGGGGCTACTGCAACGGCAACCTGGGCAACATGGGCGACCTGCCGTCCTACCAGGACGGCATGAGGGGCAGCGCCACGGCCACCGGCTGGTACGGCGCCAACCCAGACCCGCGCTTCTCCACTAGTGAGTATCCCGCACCTGTACTTTGACTGCAGCTTTGAGTTATGGCAGGGGGGCAGGCTATATGCTGAAATCCAGGGTTCGGGGTCCATGCCCGCTGTTTTACGCTGCATTCGGCGCCCGGCGTGTTGTTTCTGTCACCTGTGCGTGTCTGTGCGCAAATGTGGGCACCCTGCATACCCCCCCCTAGTTTAGAGTTCCGTATTTTTCTTATGAGGAAgggcaaaaaaatgaaaataagtccTCGTGTATTATTTCTCGGCGTGCAACATCTGGAAAAAGTCTCGCCGGAGGAGCATGAAATTTCCCTCTATGCTTTGCGCGTTTATTTAAGATCATTTATTAACCAGTGTCGACTCTTTCACCGCAATAATCCAACAATAATGTGCTGTCAGCTACGAGCCTTTGCTGCACTTGTTAGTTGACACACTTTGATTATTTATGAATATGGACTTTGGCGCGCATTGTGGCTTCGggatttatgtttgtttgaggATCTTTTTGAGACTTTTCTTCTCAGCAAAATCCAGATATTGTTGtgttgccctttttttttttttttttgacctgcCATGAAAACGATCGTCAGGGTTGTAATTGCATGGCTTGGTGAAATTATATCCCATAGTTTTCTCTATCAAAAATCACTCGTTCACCGAACGTGAAAccaatttatgtattttccaCATAAAGACACATCAAGAACATGAatttcactgtatttatgtttattttgtttttatgttccGTCAGTTTCTCGCTTCATGGGCTCGTCGTCGGGCATGAACATGGGCAGTATGGGCAGCCTCAGCTCCCTGGCAGACGTGGGTAAAGGCATGGGCTCTCTGTCCAGTACCCCGCGGAGGAAGAGGCGAGTGCTGTTCTCCCAGGCGCAGGTCTACGAGCTGGAGAGGCGCTTTAAGCAGCAGAAATACCTGTCGGCACCGGAGAGGGAGCACCTGGCAAGTATGATCCACCTCACCCCGACCCAGGTGAAAATCTGGTTCCAGAATCACCGGTATAAGATGAAGAGGCAGGCCAAGGACAAAGTTTCccagcagcagatgcagcaggAGAGCGGCTcctgccagcagcagcagcagcagcagtccccGCGGAGGGTGGCCGTGCCGGTGCTGGTGAAGGACGGGAAGCCGTGCCAAGGCACCGGCCACACACCCACATCCTCCGCGCAGACGCACCATCAGCAAGCGGGCAATGTCATGATCATGTCCAGCAACACGTCCGGCCTCGGGCAGCACCAGAGCCAGCAGGTGGGAAGCACAGGGCACTCTCCAGATTTGGCGCCGCACTCCTCCAGTCCGCCGTCGCTGCAGGGCCAGGTGGCCGGCCTCTCCCACCTCAACTCCCCGGGCTCAGAGTACGGCACGGCCCTGCAGTGTTCAGCCCTGTTATACGGCAGGACGTGGTGACAAGAGGCGCCGGCTTTGATTTAAACCTTCCtctatttaaagaaaaaagacattttttccccccccgaCCCTGTTAAGACTTCGACAagtttcactgtaaatgtgCGCATGTGAACAAGAGCCGAGTGAAATCGGCGCAGCCCTTCTCGAATTCTCACCTCTGGGAAGGAAATCGGACTCACGTGGAAGAAACACTTGTCCAGAAACTGCGGATGTGAAATTCTTgggatttatttatgtaaattataTTGAGACAAAAGAAGAATCAGCAGTCAAATAGGCCGCATTAGTTGGGGGAAAGGCGAAGCTGAACAGGGAGGCACATAGACCACAGGACTGCTGAACATGGGTGCTGTTAAATTTCCTTTCGCAAGCACACGAACAGACACACGCGACGACTCTGATTTATAATAGAATTTAATGTAAGCCGTAGACCTAGCTTGTATATTTCTGTAAAAGTTTTGAATTTTAGCTATCTGTTGTACAAAGTTTTTTGGCGCTATTGCCGGCTTGTTGTCGTTTCATTGGTATTTGTAcgttttatttctttgtaacTTATATAGTTATTTGACTTACTACAAGACAGTCCTATTAATAAATTATGGAAACATGACAGTTAagctttttatttgtgaaaacatGTCAATATATTCGGTGTTAAATAGAAATAGGCGTATCAAACCCCTAagtcatcattattattataattattacttttattatcaTCCTTTCGTTTTCtatgagatctttttttttctcttttgatgaggttatttatttattattactgattcTTGGGCTCATTGTGAGACATTAGGCAGTAAATTCCAGCTTCTATCGAATGGTCATCTCAACAACCGGGCTCTCGCACGGGCCGACGCTCGGCGAGCACCGACCGAACTAAACACTATATCAACACTGAGGCTCCCAACCCTGACGTGACATTTAAATAGCggatgcctgtttttttttttttttttctgctctgttctccGACAAAAATCACACACGTCCCTGGCTCATCGTTAAATGCTGCGGCTCACACACGCGTAGAGTAAACGGAGCCTTTatgtgcctttttcttttctctttctgtgtgtgtgttagagagagagagagagaggtagagggggagagagacggTGTTTGAGacgctggtgtgtgtgtgtgtgtgtgttttgatttgttgttttttttttttttttctgccgtgTGAGTCAGAAAGGTGAGGTCCCTCGGCTCCCTACATCAAACACGAGCGCTGCTCAAAGGGCAGCTTATCGTTGAAATCCCTGACCAAACAGCGCGGGATTCTGCTCCAATAGCCCGCGAGGTGAACCGTCGCGCCGGGCCTGTCGGCTGCTTTATCAATAATCAATCGGGGGGGGGTTGAAAGGGAAACGGCGAAACGCTGTTTCTGTCCGCCCTCAATAACAAAACCAGCACAGGCCtgttttaataaagacagacaacGCTCCACGCTGTTTGGCACAACTAttcaacgtttttttttttttttttttttctcaaacgGTCGCATTGAACTCAATCGGAAATGTGTTTCTCCGTAGGCGCCTGCTCTGCAAATAAACGGCAGCCTATAATAACCATTAGAGACCATTCTCCCGCCACCTGATGGAGCTTTAGGTCTTAAACGGTAAACAGTGTGGTTGCCAGGCGACGGAGGCAACGATAGGTGATTTAATAAGTTGTTTTCAATTCGCCGCTGTCACGTGTCCTACAGCTAAAGCTGTTTTgttcttatttgatttttaattacaaGCTTCAAGGCTTTAGGCTTTCGCTCTAACTGTTGTCCCTTATCCTGAGCCGGGCCGGGCTAAATGATGATTTCTTGCTCACGGTCAGATTTACTAAACTTATTCCCTCTTCAGAAGGCGACGTGGGCCTCTCTGACCCCCGCATCCCCCTTTATTTCAAAACTCCTCCGCGAGAATTAAACAAAAACGACTTGTTTTGAGACACGCTTCGCTGTGGCTTTTTACTCAGGAGTAAACCGGCCGACCTGTCTCCTACCTGTTCAACTTCTGACGATTTGAATGGAAAAAGCCCGTCGCTACTCTTTTTTAAGATACGGATCCAAAAGAATCAGGTGTATTTTATCCCGCAGGGCCGTCGAGTAACGCTCACATGCAGCCGCGTTAATCCCGCAGGCCCTCGTTTGCACCCGACTCCCGTTTCTCCGCCTAATGCCCTTCTTTTACATGGGGTCACTGGTTTTGATAAAGGGGGTTATTGCTCATTATCCCCACTCCGTTTTCCCGGCGCTTACAGTATCCAGCCCGCAGGACCAAAAACCACGCGTTTGCAGCCGTAACTACAAGGGACCATGTCGTAAAGTGACACTGCGTTGTCTATCCCTGATGTATCTGGTCTTAATACAGTCTTCCCGGTTCGAGGTGAACCTCTCAGAACCCCTCAGAGGTTCGGTACTGTGGCTTTGGCTCGGGCTCAGCTGCACCCTTCGGCTCACACACCGTAAGTGTGTAGTGTACGACGAGGAGCGTGTGAGCCGGTTTTTTTCTGGAGCGATTCATTTCAGGCGACACTCACCTTCACCTTTAGGCCtccaacttaaaaaaataaaataaataaataataataatatctattttttcagaaataatatTCGGAAATGTGACTTTTTCACTAAATTAGGAAACTAAACTCGCACTTCTCTTTTGCTTGTACCATTTTAAGTCCCAGTCTCAGGCCATCAAGCAGccccccccctacacacacacacacacacacacacacacacacacagacacacacacaaaaagaaaaaaccctgtTGGGGACTTTTAAGTGAAATCTTACCAGCACCAGAAACTATCTTCTATCAGGTATTTTGCAGAGCTGGTTTTGTTCGAGGAAGAAGTGAGAACCCTGGGATTACATTAACATGTCTTTGGCGCGGTGTGTGGTCTTTGTGTGCAGCTTGTAGCTGTTGAGAATGACTTGTTGGAAGCGTGTGTGCTCTCATCGCTCTCTTTTGTGGAAGCCCACAGTGCGGCTCCCCAAGTCCTCCTGGCTTTATGGTGGGCTGGTCTCCATGAACCCCGAGCAATTAGTCCCTAATCTCAAGGTAATCATATTTGAGTCggcgactagctggtgaattTTATTCGCCTGTTTAGCTCCAGTATCACTTTCGGGATAACATTTAGCGTCCACAACTCTCTGTTTTGAATGAACGAACCGTTGAAGAGAATATCAAATGTGAGTGCGTCTGAAAAGTGTGGCTAAATTCCACGAGGACGTAAAGAGGCAAGAGCTGGTTGAAGTCTTAATATTGGCCTCGACGAGAGGAACCAAAGCAAGTCATATCGTTTTCAAGACTACAGTCTGGTTTATTATTAACGAATGTTGCAACCCAGACTCTGAAAATGTCAGCCTTAACCCCTTGACCACCATCAAgtcctgttttcacttttaaattagtattttttttttttcttaaccctGGAATCATGAACGGTACGTTTGTTCCCAGCAGCACATTTACCGTGTCAGAGGGACATTTCTAAAATAGGGAGTCCATTGCAGCAGCGAGGGAGATCAGTAAGGGAATGACCCACACTCAGGATTCTGCAGGTTTTTGAGTACtcaaataacttaaaaatagatatagtatttattattattattattgttgttattaatattGGCAGCG
Coding sequences within:
- the nkx2.1 gene encoding homeobox protein Nkx-2.1; amino-acid sequence: MSMSPKHTTPFSVSDILSPLEESYKKLSMENNNLGAPLTSYRQPQVSQAAMQQHHMGHNGTVSAAYHMTAAGVSQLSHTPMGGYCNGNLGNMGDLPSYQDGMRGSATATGWYGANPDPRFSTISRFMGSSSGMNMGSMGSLSSLADVGKGMGSLSSTPRRKRRVLFSQAQVYELERRFKQQKYLSAPEREHLASMIHLTPTQVKIWFQNHRYKMKRQAKDKVSQQQMQQESGSCQQQQQQQSPRRVAVPVLVKDGKPCQGTGHTPTSSAQTHHQQAGNVMIMSSNTSGLGQHQSQQVGSTGHSPDLAPHSSSPPSLQGQVAGLSHLNSPGSEYGTALQCSALLYGRTW